A window of Leptotrichia wadei contains these coding sequences:
- the nadR gene encoding multifunctional transcriptional regulator/nicotinamide-nucleotide adenylyltransferase/ribosylnicotinamide kinase NadR — protein MKKIGIIIGKFFPLHIGHVNFIQRASGIVDKLYIVISYSDDADDLLTSNSRFVKEITPKDRLRFVKQTFKNQPNISSFLLDENHFSQQGENWEEWADTLKNEIEKREKLENEIKIDWKNDVIFISNRDEDKEYNLKHFGSKTRSIDKNYIEYNVNSKQIRENPSKYWDFLPREVREHLIPIITICGGESSGKSVMIDKLANVFNTTSAWEYGREYVFEKLGGDEEALQYSDYEKIVFGHQSNVLYAARNANKFALIDTDYITTLAFCLTYEKKDNPIVREFVQNYRFDLTILLKNNVKWVNDGLRSIGDNERREKFQNLLKQLYKEYNISYITVKSDSYEKRYLACKHIIKAYLDGADNSRLQEIADSFI, from the coding sequence ATGAAAAAAATAGGAATAATTATTGGAAAATTTTTCCCGCTTCACATTGGACACGTAAATTTCATTCAGAGAGCCAGCGGTATTGTAGACAAATTATATATTGTCATCTCGTATTCTGACGATGCTGATGACCTACTTACATCCAATTCCCGTTTTGTAAAAGAAATCACTCCAAAGGATAGATTACGTTTTGTAAAACAAACATTTAAAAATCAGCCAAATATTTCATCTTTTTTACTTGATGAAAATCATTTTTCCCAACAAGGCGAAAACTGGGAAGAATGGGCTGACACTTTAAAAAATGAAATTGAAAAAAGAGAAAAACTAGAAAACGAAATAAAAATAGACTGGAAAAACGATGTTATTTTCATAAGCAATCGTGATGAAGATAAGGAATACAATTTAAAACATTTTGGCTCAAAAACAAGATCCATAGACAAAAATTATATTGAATACAATGTCAATTCCAAACAAATACGTGAAAATCCAAGTAAATACTGGGATTTTTTGCCACGCGAAGTAAGAGAACATTTAATCCCAATTATTACAATTTGTGGCGGTGAAAGTAGTGGAAAAAGTGTAATGATTGATAAACTTGCAAACGTGTTTAATACGACTTCAGCTTGGGAATATGGACGTGAATATGTATTTGAAAAACTAGGTGGTGATGAAGAAGCACTTCAATATTCTGATTATGAAAAAATTGTCTTTGGACATCAGTCAAATGTACTCTATGCCGCAAGAAATGCCAATAAATTTGCCCTAATTGACACAGATTACATCACTACTCTAGCTTTTTGCCTAACCTACGAAAAAAAAGACAATCCAATTGTTCGTGAATTTGTTCAAAATTATAGATTTGACTTGACAATTTTACTGAAAAATAATGTAAAATGGGTAAATGACGGGCTTCGTTCGATCGGAGACAATGAAAGACGGGAAAAATTTCAAAATTTATTAAAACAGCTGTACAAAGAATATAATATTTCCTATATTACAGTAAAATCCGACAGTTATGAAAAAAGATATTTAGCTTGTAAACATATTATAAAGGCTTATTTAGATGGTGCTGACAATTCTCGCTTGCAAGAAATTGCAGACAGTTTTATATAG
- a CDS encoding ferritin, protein MKLNKELEILLNKQINMELAASYQYQAMAAYFDERALEGFSKWMSEQSKEEVEHSNKFYNYVLKRNGKIEFFALDKPKMNFNSIKEVFEATLAHEEAVTASIENIHKLARELEDYGAEVFLNDFASEQEEEEEQVQKIIDKIVSLDVDNNSATLYLLDKEMGTRE, encoded by the coding sequence ATGAAATTAAATAAGGAATTAGAAATATTATTAAATAAACAAATAAATATGGAACTTGCTGCTTCTTATCAGTATCAAGCTATGGCTGCATATTTTGATGAAAGAGCATTGGAAGGTTTTTCAAAGTGGATGAGTGAACAATCAAAAGAAGAAGTTGAACATTCAAATAAATTTTATAACTACGTATTAAAAAGAAATGGAAAAATAGAGTTTTTTGCATTAGATAAACCTAAAATGAATTTTAACTCAATAAAGGAAGTATTTGAAGCTACACTTGCACATGAAGAAGCAGTAACTGCATCAATTGAAAATATTCATAAACTTGCAAGAGAATTGGAAGATTATGGAGCTGAGGTATTTTTAAATGATTTTGCTTCAGAACAAGAGGAAGAAGAAGAACAGGTTCAAAAAATAATTGACAAAATAGTTTCTTTAGATGTTGATAATAATAGTGCAACACTTTACCTGTTAGATAAAGAAATGGGAACGAGAGAATAA
- a CDS encoding Fur family transcriptional regulator, with translation MHIENVGEYLKKNGIKPSIQRMRIFQYLMDNHTHPTVDDIFQNLSPEMPTLSKTTVYNTLNTFVRSNIIQEIIIEENEVRYDVVTENHGHFKCKSCGEIMDFDVDLSKFDLSKLGNVEIDEIHFYIKGVCEKCLEKHN, from the coding sequence ATGCATATAGAAAACGTTGGTGAATATTTGAAAAAAAATGGGATTAAGCCATCAATACAAAGAATGAGAATATTTCAATATTTAATGGATAATCATACACATCCAACAGTCGATGATATTTTTCAGAATTTATCTCCTGAAATGCCTACTTTGTCCAAAACTACAGTATATAACACCTTAAATACATTCGTCAGAAGTAACATTATTCAAGAGATAATAATCGAAGAAAATGAAGTGAGATATGATGTAGTGACGGAAAATCACGGACATTTCAAATGTAAGTCTTGTGGAGAAATCATGGACTTCGATGTGGATTTATCAAAATTTGATTTATCGAAGCTGGGTAATGTTGAAATTGATGAGATACACTTTTATATAAAAGGTGTTTGTGAAAAATGTTTAGAAAAACATAATTAA
- a CDS encoding sensor histidine kinase: MIKKAKNIRFRNKIAIKLLSYFGVSLFLFSIVIGSIFGYIYIQNTVAMHKKDLEERACKISETLSKVWFENKNRNEKSLDRDLRADGKRRTGNSEEDRNKFPHRENAKIVGNIKGKIFENNIIEDIRKDEDERKPEERHKILENKLRKREDNRNIEDEKDNIPPEERRFHRHRIVDEKDNNVKIFRSMRMIENLAMGEVWIVDAKTGNIVQGRSERNQSLSYLKLPPNAENTIKRALAGETTTTENFNEYLNENSITVAVPIKNGKIIEGAVLLHSPVKYMSSALKSGIYTLIFSILAALAIASISAIWLSISFTRPLNKIRNATLKLAQGDYEVTTDVDQGDEIGELAESIDKLAVQLDKSSKESERFEKMRQNFIANISHELRTPITVIRGSMEAICDGIISDPEQLKEYNRQILSDSIHLQRLVNDLIDLTKLQNTDFSIDKSIIDLSEIVNDAVRSMKQISTKKNIKINFFGNKVNQKMENYLFTGDYQRIRQMIIIILDNAIKFSSENQKIDIYLRKVNKKYELKICDYGKGIDPKNIGEIFNRYHKSNTEENKNGMGLGLAIAKEIAIRHNIEILAESEPDVQTVFTFLIPFSE; this comes from the coding sequence TTGATTAAAAAAGCGAAAAATATTAGATTTAGGAATAAAATAGCTATAAAGTTGCTGTCGTATTTTGGAGTATCACTTTTTTTATTTTCAATTGTAATTGGAAGTATTTTTGGGTATATCTATATTCAGAATACAGTTGCAATGCATAAAAAAGATTTAGAAGAAAGGGCTTGTAAAATTTCAGAAACTTTGTCTAAAGTATGGTTTGAGAATAAAAATAGGAATGAAAAAAGTCTAGATAGGGATTTGCGTGCGGATGGAAAAAGAAGAACTGGAAATTCTGAAGAAGATAGAAATAAATTTCCGCATAGAGAAAATGCTAAAATTGTAGGAAATATAAAGGGAAAAATTTTTGAAAATAATATTATTGAAGATATACGAAAAGATGAAGATGAAAGAAAGCCTGAAGAAAGACATAAAATTTTAGAAAACAAATTGAGAAAAAGAGAAGATAATAGAAATATAGAAGATGAAAAAGATAATATTCCACCTGAAGAAAGACGTTTTCATAGGCATAGAATTGTAGATGAAAAAGATAACAATGTTAAAATTTTTAGAAGTATGAGAATGATTGAAAATCTTGCGATGGGAGAAGTTTGGATAGTTGATGCGAAAACAGGAAATATTGTCCAAGGAAGAAGTGAGAGAAACCAGTCGCTGTCTTATTTAAAGTTGCCGCCAAATGCTGAAAATACTATAAAAAGGGCACTCGCTGGAGAGACAACTACAACAGAAAATTTTAATGAATATTTAAATGAAAATTCAATTACTGTGGCAGTTCCAATAAAAAATGGTAAAATCATCGAAGGAGCAGTTTTGCTTCATTCTCCAGTAAAATATATGTCATCTGCCTTGAAAAGCGGAATCTATACGCTTATTTTTAGTATTTTAGCAGCTCTTGCAATAGCAAGTATTAGTGCAATATGGCTTTCTATAAGTTTTACAAGGCCACTTAACAAGATTAGAAATGCTACGCTTAAATTGGCACAGGGAGATTATGAGGTGACAACAGATGTGGATCAAGGGGATGAAATTGGAGAACTTGCAGAAAGTATTGATAAATTGGCAGTTCAGCTTGATAAAAGTTCTAAGGAAAGTGAGCGGTTTGAAAAAATGAGACAAAATTTTATTGCGAATATTTCTCATGAGCTGCGGACACCGATTACTGTGATTCGAGGTTCGATGGAAGCCATTTGTGATGGGATTATTAGTGATCCTGAGCAGTTAAAAGAATATAATAGGCAGATTTTATCAGATAGTATTCATTTACAAAGGCTAGTCAATGATCTGATCGATTTGACAAAACTTCAGAACACGGATTTTTCCATTGATAAAAGTATAATTGATTTATCTGAAATTGTGAATGATGCGGTTAGAAGCATGAAGCAGATTTCAACCAAAAAGAATATAAAAATTAATTTTTTTGGAAATAAAGTCAACCAGAAAATGGAAAATTATCTTTTTACTGGAGATTATCAGAGAATTAGGCAAATGATAATAATTATCTTGGATAATGCAATAAAATTTTCAAGTGAAAACCAGAAAATTGACATTTATTTAAGAAAAGTAAATAAAAAATACGAACTTAAAATTTGTGATTACGGAAAAGGAATAGATCCTAAAAATATTGGAGAAATTTTTAATCGTTATCATAAGTCAAATACAGAAGAAAATAAGAATGGAATGGGGCTAGGTCTTGCAATTGCAAAGGAAATTGCGATACGGCATAATATTGAAATTTTGGCGGAAAGCGAACCAGATGTGCAAACGGTTTTTACTTTTTTGATTCCTTTTAGCGAATGA
- a CDS encoding subtype B tannase has translation MNKKLIVMSLLISAFSMATDNERGLADSSKYQKNAEVNKNEDKKPKMGAPMNKKAITEDMITNKTENGYNLNFDANKNYTIKTATVNGKTITYRAYENIVYVAKPVDIAYQTINIYIPEEYFKNKSVGKYNAKSAPIFFPNTVGGYMPGAAGVPGNGRDEKPDASLVALPNGYVVASPGARGRTLEKDGKYTGKAPAVIVDLKAAVRYLRYNDNKMPGRADRIISNGTSAGGAVSALLGATGNSKDYEPYLKKIGALKARDDIYAVSAYCPITNLENANTAYEWMFNDVKTYKKIEISMLDYNVERKYTEGTLTDNEILRSNDLKKMFPDYVNSLKLKDKNGKLLTLDKDGNGSFKNQIKKYYIDSANAALKKGTDLSEFDFLTIKNGKVVDLDYNKYIAYMGRQKTPGAFDNVDLSTGENNEFGDETTNNKHFTEYMLEHSTVNGTIADKKIIKMMNPMNYIGSSKVKYWRIRHGAIDKDTSLAIPAILAIKLENLGKKVDFASPWATPHSGDYDLTELFGWIDKVVAEGK, from the coding sequence ATGAATAAAAAATTGATTGTAATGAGTTTATTAATTTCAGCTTTTTCAATGGCTACGGACAATGAAAGAGGGTTAGCAGATTCCAGTAAATATCAGAAAAATGCTGAAGTAAATAAGAATGAAGATAAAAAGCCAAAAATGGGAGCACCTATGAATAAAAAAGCAATAACCGAAGATATGATAACGAATAAAACAGAAAATGGTTACAATTTAAATTTTGATGCAAATAAAAATTATACGATAAAAACAGCAACTGTTAATGGAAAAACCATTACTTATCGTGCCTATGAAAATATAGTTTATGTAGCAAAACCAGTTGACATTGCTTATCAAACTATAAATATCTATATTCCAGAAGAATATTTTAAAAATAAATCAGTTGGAAAATACAATGCAAAAAGCGCACCAATATTTTTTCCAAATACAGTTGGAGGATATATGCCTGGAGCGGCTGGAGTGCCTGGAAATGGAAGAGATGAAAAACCTGATGCTTCATTAGTCGCATTGCCAAATGGATATGTTGTGGCAAGTCCTGGAGCTAGAGGTAGAACTTTGGAAAAGGATGGGAAATATACAGGAAAAGCACCTGCTGTAATTGTAGATTTGAAAGCAGCTGTCAGATATTTGCGTTATAATGATAATAAAATGCCTGGTAGAGCTGACAGAATTATTTCTAATGGGACAAGTGCTGGAGGAGCGGTTTCAGCTCTGTTAGGTGCAACTGGAAATAGCAAGGATTACGAGCCTTATTTGAAGAAAATTGGAGCATTGAAGGCCAGAGATGATATTTACGCAGTTTCAGCTTATTGTCCAATAACTAATTTAGAAAATGCAAATACGGCTTACGAGTGGATGTTTAACGATGTGAAAACATATAAAAAGATAGAAATTTCAATGCTAGATTACAATGTGGAAAGAAAATACACTGAGGGTACGTTGACTGATAATGAAATTTTACGTTCAAATGATTTGAAAAAAATGTTTCCTGATTATGTGAATAGTTTAAAATTGAAGGACAAAAACGGTAAACTTTTAACGTTGGATAAAGATGGAAATGGAAGCTTTAAAAATCAGATTAAGAAGTATTATATTGATTCTGCAAATGCGGCTTTAAAAAAAGGAACTGATTTATCAGAATTTGACTTTTTAACAATAAAAAATGGAAAAGTTGTAGATTTAGATTATAATAAATATATCGCTTATATGGGTAGACAGAAAACGCCAGGAGCCTTTGATAATGTGGATTTGTCGACTGGAGAAAATAATGAATTTGGAGATGAAACTACAAATAATAAGCATTTTACAGAATATATGCTGGAACATTCGACAGTAAATGGAACGATTGCTGATAAAAAGATAATAAAAATGATGAATCCGATGAATTATATTGGAAGTTCAAAAGTGAAATATTGGAGAATAAGACACGGTGCAATTGATAAAGATACTTCACTTGCAATACCTGCAATACTTGCCATAAAATTGGAAAATCTTGGGAAAAAAGTTGATTTTGCATCACCTTGGGCAACACCACATTCGGGGGATTATGATTTGACAGAATTGTTTGGATGGATAGATAAAGTTGTGGCAGAAGGAAAGTAA
- the rplQ gene encoding 50S ribosomal protein L17, with the protein MNHNKSYRKLGRRTDHRLAMLKNMTISLVKHEQIETTVTRAKELRKFAEKAITLGKKYNNSTDTARRIHLRRQAFAFLRNEEAVAKIFNEIAPKYTERNGGYTRIIKTAVRRGDSAELAIIELV; encoded by the coding sequence ATGAATCATAATAAATCATACAGAAAATTAGGTAGAAGAACAGACCATAGATTAGCTATGCTTAAAAATATGACAATTTCTTTAGTGAAACATGAGCAAATCGAAACAACTGTAACTCGTGCTAAAGAATTAAGAAAATTTGCTGAAAAAGCAATTACTTTAGGGAAAAAATACAATAATTCAACTGATACAGCAAGAAGAATACATTTAAGAAGACAGGCTTTTGCATTTTTAAGAAATGAAGAAGCAGTTGCTAAAATCTTTAATGAAATTGCACCTAAATATACAGAAAGAAATGGCGGATATACAAGAATCATTAAAACTGCTGTAAGACGTGGAGATTCAGCTGAATTGGCAATTATTGAATTAGTATAG
- a CDS encoding DNA-directed RNA polymerase subunit alpha, with product MLNIEKIAKNVRLTEEKEDNYTAKYTLEPLYRGYGNTIGNSLRRILLSSIPGTAIKGIKIEGVLNEFSTIEGVKEAVTDIILNIKEIVVEADEPGEKKMTLSVKGPAVITAADIHVEPGLKVINPEQVIMTVTTDRQVDIEFLVDSGEGFVISDEINTDGWPIGYLAVDAIYTPIKRVNYSVEDTMVGRVTNYDKLILEIATDGSIEIKDALSYAVELLTWHLEPFTNIGNSMSKYRDSEEELTETEEENENNIEDMKIEELDFTVRSYNCLKKAGVNTISDLTSMTYNELLKIKNLGKKSLNEIIDKMKELGYDLGDNVGSEE from the coding sequence TTGTTAAATATTGAAAAAATAGCTAAAAATGTAAGATTGACTGAAGAAAAAGAAGATAATTATACAGCAAAATATACATTAGAGCCTTTATATAGAGGGTATGGGAATACTATTGGAAATTCACTTAGAAGAATATTATTATCATCAATTCCAGGAACTGCAATAAAGGGAATCAAAATTGAAGGTGTATTAAATGAATTTTCTACAATTGAAGGTGTAAAAGAAGCAGTTACAGATATTATTTTGAATATTAAAGAAATAGTAGTTGAAGCTGATGAACCTGGTGAAAAGAAAATGACACTTTCAGTAAAAGGACCAGCTGTAATTACAGCAGCAGATATTCACGTAGAACCAGGACTAAAAGTTATAAATCCAGAACAAGTCATTATGACAGTTACGACTGACAGACAAGTTGATATTGAATTTCTTGTGGATTCAGGGGAAGGATTTGTAATTTCTGATGAAATTAATACTGATGGATGGCCAATAGGATATTTAGCAGTTGATGCGATTTATACGCCTATCAAAAGAGTAAATTATAGTGTTGAAGATACTATGGTTGGACGTGTTACAAATTATGACAAGTTAATTTTGGAAATTGCAACAGATGGAAGTATCGAAATTAAAGATGCCTTGTCTTATGCGGTAGAATTACTAACTTGGCATTTGGAACCATTTACAAATATTGGGAACAGTATGAGTAAATACAGAGATAGTGAAGAAGAATTGACAGAAACTGAAGAAGAAAACGAAAATAACATTGAAGATATGAAAATTGAAGAACTTGACTTTACAGTACGTTCATATAACTGCTTGAAGAAGGCAGGAGTAAATACAATTTCAGACTTAACTTCAATGACTTATAATGAATTATTGAAAATTAAGAATTTAGGGAAAAAATCACTAAATGAAATTATCGATAAAATGAAAGAACTTGGTTACGATTTAGGCGATAATGTAGGCAGTGAAGAGTAA
- the rpsD gene encoding 30S ribosomal protein S4, with translation MARDRQPVLKRCRNLGLDPIVLGVNKKSNRNIRPNANRKLTEYGTQQREKQKVKFVYGVMEKQFYKLYEEATRKEGVTGELLLQYLERRLDNVIYRLGFGATRRQARQIVSHGHILINGKRVNIASYRVKQGDVITVKEDSKELALIKESVGQKAIPGWLSLEENTLKAQVLENPGRDAVDFEVDEAMIIEFYSR, from the coding sequence ATGGCAAGAGATAGACAGCCTGTGTTAAAAAGATGTAGAAATCTTGGTTTAGATCCTATTGTTTTAGGGGTAAACAAAAAATCAAACAGAAATATTAGACCAAACGCAAATAGAAAATTAACTGAATATGGAACACAACAAAGAGAAAAACAAAAAGTAAAATTTGTTTATGGAGTAATGGAAAAACAATTCTATAAACTATATGAAGAAGCAACAAGAAAAGAAGGAGTAACAGGGGAACTTTTACTTCAATATCTTGAAAGAAGATTAGATAACGTAATTTACAGATTAGGATTTGGAGCTACTAGAAGACAAGCAAGACAAATCGTAAGTCATGGACATATTTTAATAAATGGAAAAAGAGTAAACATTGCATCATATAGAGTAAAACAAGGTGATGTAATTACAGTTAAGGAAGATTCTAAAGAATTAGCTTTAATTAAAGAATCTGTCGGGCAAAAAGCAATTCCAGGGTGGTTGTCACTTGAAGAAAACACTTTAAAAGCTCAAGTACTTGAAAATCCAGGAAGAGACGCAGTTGACTTTGAGGTTGACGAAGCGATGATTATCGAGTTCTACTCTAGATAA
- the rpsK gene encoding 30S ribosomal protein S11, translated as MAKRPATSKKKKLKNIPNGIAYIHSTFNNTVVTITDSEGKVVIWKSGGTSGFKGTKKGTPFAAQIAAEQAAQVAIENGMKQIEIKIKGPGSGREASIRSIQATGLEVTRIVDITPVPHNGARPPKKRRP; from the coding sequence GTGGCAAAAAGACCAGCAACTTCAAAAAAGAAAAAATTAAAAAATATTCCTAATGGAATCGCATATATACATTCTACTTTTAACAATACTGTTGTTACTATAACAGATTCAGAAGGTAAAGTAGTAATCTGGAAATCAGGAGGAACTTCAGGGTTCAAAGGAACTAAAAAAGGAACTCCATTCGCAGCTCAAATAGCAGCTGAACAAGCAGCTCAAGTTGCAATCGAAAATGGTATGAAACAAATCGAAATCAAAATAAAAGGACCTGGATCTGGAAGAGAAGCTTCTATAAGATCAATACAGGCTACTGGATTAGAAGTAACAAGAATAGTTGACATAACTCCAGTACCTCATAATGGTGCAAGACCACCTAAAAAGAGAAGACCGTAA
- the rpsM gene encoding 30S ribosomal protein S13 gives MARIAGVDIPRNKRVEISLTYIFGIGRSTSNKILGVTGIDKDTKVKDLTEEQVAQLRAAVEEYKIEGELRKEIRLNIKRLLDIKSYRGLRHRNGLPVRGQKTKTNARTRKGPVRMAIAKKK, from the coding sequence TTGGCTAGAATAGCAGGAGTAGATATTCCAAGAAATAAAAGAGTAGAAATTTCATTAACTTATATTTTTGGAATCGGTAGAAGTACTTCAAACAAAATTTTAGGAGTAACTGGTATCGACAAGGATACTAAAGTAAAAGATTTAACAGAAGAACAAGTAGCACAATTAAGAGCTGCTGTAGAAGAGTACAAAATTGAAGGAGAGTTAAGAAAAGAAATCAGACTTAACATCAAACGTCTGCTTGACATCAAGAGTTACAGAGGATTAAGACATAGAAATGGATTGCCTGTAAGAGGACAAAAAACTAAAACAAATGCAAGAACCAGAAAAGGGCCAGTTAGAATGGCAATCGCTAAGAAAAAATAA
- the rpmJ gene encoding 50S ribosomal protein L36 — protein sequence MKVKASVKPICDKCKIVKRHGKVRVICENPKHKQIQG from the coding sequence GTGAAAGTAAAAGCTTCAGTAAAACCTATTTGTGACAAATGTAAAATCGTTAAACGTCACGGAAAAGTAAGAGTAATATGCGAAAACCCTAAACATAAACAAATACAAGGATAG
- the infA gene encoding translation initiation factor IF-1, producing MAKQDVLELEGEIIEALPNAMFQVRLENGHEVLGHISGKMRMNYIKILPGDKVTVEVSPYDLSRGRIVYRKK from the coding sequence ATGGCAAAACAGGATGTTCTTGAGCTGGAAGGTGAAATAATCGAGGCATTGCCTAATGCGATGTTTCAAGTAAGGCTTGAAAATGGACACGAAGTTTTAGGGCATATCTCAGGAAAAATGAGAATGAACTATATAAAAATTTTACCAGGAGATAAAGTTACAGTGGAAGTTTCTCCGTATGATTTGTCAAGAGGTAGAATTGTATATAGAAAAAAATAA
- a CDS encoding class I SAM-dependent methyltransferase encodes MSHYFSEKQEVKSDRKIIRYEIENRNFEFITDNGIFSKAKVDFGTDVMLKVFLRENSNKKNQKFDVLDIGCGYGVVSVVVKSFFKNSRTVSSDVNQRALELTRENLFKNGVVKNNNSENGDFKNGDFRVIKSFVFDNIFEKFDVILSNPPIRAGKQTIFQIYEKSFLHLNENGEFYCVIQTKHGAKSTQKKLEEIFGNCETLEIDAGYRIFRSVKK; translated from the coding sequence ATGAGTCATTATTTTTCAGAAAAGCAGGAAGTGAAATCAGACAGAAAAATAATAAGATACGAGATAGAAAATAGAAATTTTGAATTTATAACAGATAATGGGATATTTTCAAAGGCAAAGGTGGATTTTGGGACAGATGTTATGTTGAAGGTGTTTTTACGGGAAAATTCAAATAAAAAAAATCAAAAATTTGATGTGCTGGATATTGGCTGTGGATATGGAGTTGTATCGGTTGTTGTAAAATCTTTTTTTAAAAATTCGAGAACTGTTTCATCAGATGTGAACCAGCGGGCTTTGGAGCTTACGAGGGAAAATCTTTTTAAAAATGGAGTTGTAAAAAATAATAATTCTGAAAATGGCGATTTTAAAAATGGTGACTTTAGAGTGATAAAATCTTTTGTATTTGATAATATTTTTGAAAAGTTTGATGTGATTTTGTCCAATCCGCCTATTCGAGCTGGAAAGCAGACTATTTTTCAGATTTATGAAAAGAGTTTTTTACATTTGAATGAAAATGGGGAATTTTATTGTGTGATTCAGACGAAACATGGGGCAAAAAGTACACAGAAAAAACTGGAGGAGATTTTTGGGAATTGTGAAACGCTGGAAATTGATGCTGGGTACAGGATTTTTAGAAGTGTTAAAAAATAA
- a CDS encoding heavy-metal-associated domain-containing protein: MIKKLIEIEGLHCENCAKKVKNALFGLPEVEDVEVNLSDKNAKVTLNEEVDDLLIADVVNAAGHYKVKDVTEIS, encoded by the coding sequence ATGATTAAAAAACTTATTGAAATAGAAGGACTGCATTGTGAAAACTGTGCAAAAAAAGTGAAAAATGCTTTATTCGGACTGCCAGAAGTGGAAGATGTGGAAGTAAATCTTTCTGATAAAAATGCAAAAGTTACTTTAAATGAAGAAGTTGACGATTTACTGATAGCAGATGTGGTAAATGCGGCTGGACATTATAAAGTGAAGGATGTTACAGAAATTTCTTGA